GCACCCCACAGCCCGCCTGCTCATTGCCGGAACAGGGCCCGAACATAATAACCTCAAACAATTGGCTAACAAATTGCGGTTGAGCAACCGGGTGACATTTCTGGGCGCTTTAAGCCAGCCGGAATTAGCCGACTATTTTGGTGCATGCGATCTCTCCGTCTTAGCGTCTGATCGTGAAGGCTGGGCGAATGTGCTGCTGGAATCTATGTCCTGCGGCACACCTGTTGTGGCAACCAATATATGGGGAACGCCGGAAGTCGTTCAAACCCCAAATGCAGGGCTGTTAGTCGAACGAAACCGCAAGGATATAGCCCGCGGCATCACGGAACTCCTTGCCAATTTGCCAAGCAGGCAGTCGACCCGGTTTTATGCAGAGCAATTCTCCTGGGATGAAACATCACACCTGCTCTATCAACTGTTCACCCGTTTGACTTCACCTTGCCCAGCGACATCTAAACCGACGCAGGGAGCCACTGTTCACGAAGACAAGGAAACACAGCTATGAAAATTCTTTACCATCACCGTGTAGCATCACGTGACGGTCAGTTCGTCCACATTGAAGCAATCATTAATGTACTCAAAGCACAGGGGCATGAGGTGATTGTTGTGGCTCCCAAGATCAGTGAACAGACAGAATTCGGAGATAATGGTGGCTGGGTATCAACACTAAGGCAGCGGCTACCCGGTGCAATTGCCGAGCTGATGGAGTTTGGTTATTGTTTCTACGATTTTCTGTTACTCGCGCGCGCGATCAAAAAACATCAACCCGATGCCATCTACGAACGTTATAATCTTTTTTTGCCTTCCGGCATTTGGGCAAAGAAACTTTTTACCCTGCCGCTATTACTCGAGGTTAATTCACCACTCTATCAAGAGCGCCATGACTATACCGGTATTCATTTACCAATGCTGGCCAAGTGGTCGGAATATTACACTTGGCGTAATGCCGACCATGTCTTGCCGGTCAGCCATGTATTGGCCGAGTTCATCTATGAGGCCGGCGTGAGCACTGAACAAGTCACGGTTATCCCTAACGGAATCGACCCGGCACATTTCAACACTCACACACAACCTGAGCGTATGGCACAATTTCGAGGTAAAACAGTCCTTGGTTTCGTGGGCTTTTGCCGAGAATGGCATCAGCTAGACAAAGTCATGGCAAGGATCGCCAGTCTCAATGATCCCGATATCCACCTCCTTATTATTGGCGATGGCCCGGTGCTCGATGAGCTTAGGGCAACGGCGAAACAGCTGAAAATAACCGCTCAAACCCATATCACGGGGCTGATCCCCCGCGAAAAAATGCCGTGCTGGCTAGCACAAATTGATATTGCTCTCCAGCCCGCCGTTACCCCGTGGTGCTCCCCGCTCAAACTGATCGAATATTTAGCTTCTGGTAAGGCTATAGTGGCACCTAATGCACCCAATATAAAAGAGTTAGTCAATGATCAGCACAATGCCCTGCTGTTCCAAAATGGTGACATGGATAACATGCTGCATGCGATAGAGCGACTTATTCATGACACGGCATTACGTCAACGTCTGCAATGTAACGCAAGCCAAACCATTGATGAAAAGCAATTAACTTGGCAGGGCAATGGAGAGA
This Photobacterium gaetbulicola Gung47 DNA region includes the following protein-coding sequences:
- a CDS encoding putative glycosyl transferase, group 1 (COG0438); the encoded protein is MKILYHHRVASRDGQFVHIEAIINVLKAQGHEVIVVAPKISEQTEFGDNGGWVSTLRQRLPGAIAELMEFGYCFYDFLLLARAIKKHQPDAIYERYNLFLPSGIWAKKLFTLPLLLEVNSPLYQERHDYTGIHLPMLAKWSEYYTWRNADHVLPVSHVLAEFIYEAGVSTEQVTVIPNGIDPAHFNTHTQPERMAQFRGKTVLGFVGFCREWHQLDKVMARIASLNDPDIHLLIIGDGPVLDELRATAKQLKITAQTHITGLIPREKMPCWLAQIDIALQPAVTPWCSPLKLIEYLASGKAIVAPNAPNIKELVNDQHNALLFQNGDMDNMLHAIERLIHDTALRQRLQCNASQTIDEKQLTWQGNGEKIIQLFTQISTEKQLTTKPI